A genome region from Salvia splendens isolate huo1 unplaced genomic scaffold, SspV2 ctg670, whole genome shotgun sequence includes the following:
- the LOC121790928 gene encoding serine/threonine protein phosphatase 2A 57 kDa regulatory subunit B' theta isoform-like encodes MIKNFLNKLPKKQVKSAESRDGGSLALSSNASTTSRINSASGARSGNVNSLENNSTQNSGVNHGNKLHDPLRSKANGSSPPVPYEALPGFRDVPSAEKQNLFIRKLSMCCVVFDFTDPTKHLNEKDVKRQTLVELVDYVSSANGKFSDVVLQEIVRVVSTNLFRTLSTQPRENKVLEGLDVEEEEPLMDPAWPHLQIVYEFLLRFVTSPETDAKLAKRYVDHSFILRLLDLFDSEDPREREYLKTVLHRIYGKFMVHRPFIRKTINNIFYRFIFETEKHNGIAELLEILGSIINGFALPLKEEHKLFLVRALIPLHKPKCIPMYHQQLTYSITQFVEKDCKLADTVIRGLLKYWPITNSSKEVMFLGELEEVLEATQPPEFQRCMVPLFRQIGRCMSSSHFQVG; translated from the coding sequence ATGATTAAAAATTTCCTTAACAAGCTTCCAAAGAAACAGGTAAAGTCAGCAGAGAGTCGTGATGGAGGGTCTTTGGCTCTCTCTTCAAATGCTTCGACTACTTCCAGAATCAATTCTGCTTCAGGTGCCCGGTCAGGCAATGTAAACTCCTTGGAGAATAATTCGACACAGAACTCTGGTGTTAATCATGGGAACAAACTTCATGATCCGTTACGCAGCAAAGCAAACGGGAGTAGTCCGCCAGTGCCATATGAGGCACTACCTGGTTTTAGAGATGTCCCCAGTGCGGAGAAGCAGAACTTGTTTATAAGGAAACTGAGCATGTGCTGTGTAGTATTTGACTTCACTGACCCCACGAAGCATTTGAATGAGAAGGATGTCAAACGGCAGACTTTGGTGGAGCTTGTCGACTATGTCTCTTCAGCGAATGGGAAATTCAGTGATGTGGTCCTGCAAGAGATCGTGCGAGTGGTGTCTACAAATTTGTTCCGCACTCTCTCTACTCAGCCTCGTGAAAACAAAGTCTTGGAAGGTCTTGACGTGGAAGAAGAGGAGCCCCTAAtggatcctgcatggccacatCTGCAAATCGTCTATGAGTTTCTCCTCAGGTTTGTCACATCCCCAGAGACTGATGCAAAGCTGGCAAAGCGCTATGTTGACCATTCTTTTATTCTAAGGCTATTAGATCTGTTTGATTCGGAAGATCCAAGAGAAAGGGAGTACTTAAAGACAGTACTGCATCGCATATATGGGAAGTTCATGGTGCATCGCCCGTTCATTAGGAAAACCATAAACAATATATTCTACCGATTTATCTTTGAAACAGAGAAGCATAATGGGATTGCAGAGCTGTTAGAAATTTTGGGAAGTATTATAAATGGATTTGCGTTGCCGTTGAAAGAAGAGCACAAACTTTTTCTTGTCCGGGCGCTCATTCCACTTCACAAACCAAAGTGCATACCGATGTATCATCAACAGCTAACTTATTCCATCACACAATTTGTAGAGAAAGACTGTAAGCTCGCAGATACTGTTATCCGAGGCTTGCTTAAATATTGGCCCATAACAAACAGTTCAAAGGAGGTCATGTTTTTGGGTGAGCTCGAGGAAGTGCTGGAAGCAACTCAGCCACCAGAGTTCCAGCGCTGTATGGTTCCTTTATTCCGCCAAATTGGTCGCTGCATGAGCAGTTCACATTTTCAGGTTGGTTAA